One window of Biomphalaria glabrata chromosome 6, xgBioGlab47.1, whole genome shotgun sequence genomic DNA carries:
- the LOC106064573 gene encoding proteasome subunit alpha type-1-like: MFRNQYDNDVTVWSPQGRIHQLEYAMEAVKQGSACVGMKSKTHAILVALKRAPSELSAHQKKILPIDDHIAVSIAGLTADARLLCNYMRNECLNSRWAYNTPLSVSRLVASVGSKSQIPTQRYGRRPFGVGLLVAGYDAQGPHIYQTCPSANYYDCKAMAIGARSQSARTYLEKHLDVFPDCSLDELVKHGLRALRDTLPQEVDLTPKNCSIGIVSKDTKFSILDDDEVAPFLAMIEGEERSVRPVQEEVGQPMEADDPSSGAQPDPLVAAADETMDQ; the protein is encoded by the exons ATG tTCAGAAATCAGTATGATAATGATGTTACAGTCTGGAGTCCACAG gGGCGGATTCACCAATTGGAATATGCCATGGAGGCTGTTAAGCAAGGATCTGCATGTGTTGGCATGAAATCAAAAACACATGCAATTTTGGTAGCCCTTAAG agaGCCCCATCAGAATTATCAGCCCACCAGAAAAAGATCTTACCTATTGATGACCACATAGCAGTCTCTATTGCAGGGCTCACTGCAGATGCTAGGTTACTATG CAATTACATGAGAAATGAATGTCTCAATTCCCGATGGGCCTACAACACACCGCTTTCAGTTTCTCGATTGGTAGCATCAGTTGGAAGTA AATCACAGATACCTACTCAGCGGTATGGTCGGCGCCCTTTTGGTGTTGGCTTATTAGTTGCTGGATATGAT GCTCAAGGCCCACATATTTATCAGACCTGTCCATCTGCCAACTACTATGATTGTAAAGCCATGGCAATAGGAGCACGATCACAGTCAGCTAGAACATATCTGGAAAAACATCTTGATGTTTTCCCTGATT GTTCACTAGATGAGCTAGTTAAACATGGTTTAAGAGCTTTGAGAGACACTCTACCTCAAGAAGTGGATCTCACACCAAAG AATTGTTCCATTGGTATAGTTTCAAAAGACACAAAGTTTTCCATTCTAGATGATGACGAAGTTGCACCATTT TTGGCAATGATTGAAGGTGAGGAAAGAAGTGTGAGGCCTGTCCAGGAAGAAGTAGgg cAACCAATGGAAGCAGACGACCCATCAAGTGGTGCCCAGCCTGATCCTCTTGTTGCTGCTGCAGATGAAACTATGGATCAgtag
- the LOC106064574 gene encoding uncharacterized protein LOC106064574 isoform X2: MLSNETITVDNCLPVASLSDSQCHNSVLFNCETFFRQKLNTDLYYFQENIPSMLSEHQTHSKQLLYTADTAVFPISELEPKRISDLDEVDEEALAYEDNFFVNNCFTDEKQPLEAKSRLMIELLSLSCQLTALLNLPKFSATET, from the exons ATGTTATCAAATGAAACAATAACAGTAGATAATTGTCTGCCTGTTGCATCGCTCAGTGACAGCCAATGTCACAATAGTGTTCTTTTCAATTGTG aaacattttttagacAAAAGCTGAATACAGATCTTTATTATTTTCAAGAAAATATTCCCAGCATGCTTTCAGAACACCAAACTCATAGTAAACAATTATTATATACAGCGGATACTGCTGTGTTTCCTATTAGTGag ttAGAACCAAAGAGGATATCTG ATCTAGATGAGGTTGATGAAGAAGCCTTAGCTTATGAGGACAACTTCTTTGTTAATAACTG TTTTACAGATGAAAAGCAACCCCTTGAAGCCAAATCCAGACTGATGATTGAGCTCCTTTCCTTAAGTTGCCAGTTGACAGCCTTACTAAACTTACCAAAATTCTCTGCAACAGAAACATAA
- the LOC106064574 gene encoding uncharacterized protein LOC106064574 isoform X1, which produces MLSNETITVDNCLPVASLSDSQCHNSVLFNCETFFRQKLNTDLYYFQENIPSMLSEHQTHSKQLLYTADTAVFPISELEPKRISGIYVSDLDEVDEEALAYEDNFFVNNCFTDEKQPLEAKSRLMIELLSLSCQLTALLNLPKFSATET; this is translated from the exons ATGTTATCAAATGAAACAATAACAGTAGATAATTGTCTGCCTGTTGCATCGCTCAGTGACAGCCAATGTCACAATAGTGTTCTTTTCAATTGTG aaacattttttagacAAAAGCTGAATACAGATCTTTATTATTTTCAAGAAAATATTCCCAGCATGCTTTCAGAACACCAAACTCATAGTAAACAATTATTATATACAGCGGATACTGCTGTGTTTCCTATTAGTGag ttAGAACCAAAGAGGATATCTGGTATTTATGTATCTG ATCTAGATGAGGTTGATGAAGAAGCCTTAGCTTATGAGGACAACTTCTTTGTTAATAACTG TTTTACAGATGAAAAGCAACCCCTTGAAGCCAAATCCAGACTGATGATTGAGCTCCTTTCCTTAAGTTGCCAGTTGACAGCCTTACTAAACTTACCAAAATTCTCTGCAACAGAAACATAA
- the LOC106064574 gene encoding uncharacterized protein LOC106064574 isoform X3: MLSNETITVDNCLPVASLSDSQCHNSVLFNCENIPSMLSEHQTHSKQLLYTADTAVFPISELEPKRISGIYVSDLDEVDEEALAYEDNFFVNNCFTDEKQPLEAKSRLMIELLSLSCQLTALLNLPKFSATET, encoded by the exons ATGTTATCAAATGAAACAATAACAGTAGATAATTGTCTGCCTGTTGCATCGCTCAGTGACAGCCAATGTCACAATAGTGTTCTTTTCAATTGTG AAAATATTCCCAGCATGCTTTCAGAACACCAAACTCATAGTAAACAATTATTATATACAGCGGATACTGCTGTGTTTCCTATTAGTGag ttAGAACCAAAGAGGATATCTGGTATTTATGTATCTG ATCTAGATGAGGTTGATGAAGAAGCCTTAGCTTATGAGGACAACTTCTTTGTTAATAACTG TTTTACAGATGAAAAGCAACCCCTTGAAGCCAAATCCAGACTGATGATTGAGCTCCTTTCCTTAAGTTGCCAGTTGACAGCCTTACTAAACTTACCAAAATTCTCTGCAACAGAAACATAA
- the LOC106064574 gene encoding uncharacterized protein LOC106064574 isoform X5, whose amino-acid sequence MLSNETITVDNCLPVASLSDSQCHNSVLFNCETFFRQKLNTDLYYFQENIPSMLSEHQTHSKQLLYTADTAVFPISELEPKRISDLDEVDEEALAYEDNFFVNN is encoded by the exons ATGTTATCAAATGAAACAATAACAGTAGATAATTGTCTGCCTGTTGCATCGCTCAGTGACAGCCAATGTCACAATAGTGTTCTTTTCAATTGTG aaacattttttagacAAAAGCTGAATACAGATCTTTATTATTTTCAAGAAAATATTCCCAGCATGCTTTCAGAACACCAAACTCATAGTAAACAATTATTATATACAGCGGATACTGCTGTGTTTCCTATTAGTGag ttAGAACCAAAGAGGATATCTG ATCTAGATGAGGTTGATGAAGAAGCCTTAGCTTATGAGGACAACTTCTTTGTTAATAACTG A
- the LOC106064574 gene encoding uncharacterized protein LOC106064574 isoform X4, producing MLSNETITVDNCLPVASLSDSQCHNSVLFNCETFFRQKLNTDLYYFQENIPSMLSEHQTHSKQLLYTADTAVFPISELEPKRISGIYVSDLDEVDEEALAYEDNFFVNN from the exons ATGTTATCAAATGAAACAATAACAGTAGATAATTGTCTGCCTGTTGCATCGCTCAGTGACAGCCAATGTCACAATAGTGTTCTTTTCAATTGTG aaacattttttagacAAAAGCTGAATACAGATCTTTATTATTTTCAAGAAAATATTCCCAGCATGCTTTCAGAACACCAAACTCATAGTAAACAATTATTATATACAGCGGATACTGCTGTGTTTCCTATTAGTGag ttAGAACCAAAGAGGATATCTGGTATTTATGTATCTG ATCTAGATGAGGTTGATGAAGAAGCCTTAGCTTATGAGGACAACTTCTTTGTTAATAACTG A